GAGTCCCTGCCTGACCCAGTCGTACAGCAGTTCGCCGTCGTTGCAGGCGAGGTCGCCGTCGACCCGCACCGCGAACAGCTTGCCGTCGCGCTGGAAGGTCCAGCCGCGCTGCTGGCCGCCCTGCAGGTTGAAGGCCAGGCAGTTGTGACGCGCGAGATCCTCGGGCTGGGCCGGCGTGCCCTTGCGTTCGAAGTAGGCCGGCGTGCCGCACACCACGCGGCGGTTCGGGAACAGCGGGATCGCGACATAGTTCGGGTCGAGCACCGCGCCGATCCGGATCGACATGTCGTAGCCCTCCCGCACCAGGTCCACCACGCTGTCGGTGAAGTTGAAGGACATCTTCAGCTCCCCGTGGATGGCGCGGAAGGCCGGCGCGTGCGGGGCCACGTGCGAGCGCCCGAAGGCCGCCGGCGCCGACACCACCAGGTGGCCGCGCACCGTGCTGCGTCCCTCGGTGATGCTGTTCTCGGTGATCTCGAAATCGCGCAGCAGCTGGCGGCAGGGCTCGAGGAACTGTTCGCCCAGCGCCGTCAGCGACAGGCCGCGCGTCGAGCGGTGCATCAGGCGCACCCCGAGCCGGCGCTCGAGCGCGTCCAGGCGCCGGCCCATCACCACCGGCGTCACGCCTTCGATCATGGCGGCGGCCGCGAAACTGCCTTTTTCCGTGACGAGCACGAAGCTGCGGATTTCCGTGTAACGGTCCATGCATCCTCCATTCAATACTTTAAGTATCGGCAGAGACAATAGTAGCAGCAATTCAACATTGCGGCGCTTGGGGCTATGCTGACTTCATCGATCCGATTCCAACCATCCAATGGAGGCGAGCATGACCCGTATGAGGGCAATCGACGCGGCGGCGGCGGTACTGCGCAAGGAAGGCGTCAGCAAGGTGTTCGGCGTGCCCGGCGCCGCAATCAACCCGTTTTATTCGGCCATGAAGCGCAATGGCGGCTTCGAGCATGTGCTGGCGCGCCACGTCGAGGGCGCCTCGCACATGGCCGAGGGCTATACCCGGGCGCGCGCCGGCAATATCGGCGTGTGCATCGGCACCTCCGGCCCGGCCGGCACCGACATGATCACCGGCCTGTACTCGGCCTGGGCCGATTCGATACCAATCCTATGCATTACCGGCCAGGCGCCGCGGGCCAGGCTGCACAAGGAAGACTTCCAGGCGGTCGACATCGAGTCGATCGCCAAGCCGGTCACCAAGTGGGCCGTCACGGTGCGCGAGCCGGCGCTGGTGCCGCGCGTGATCCAGCAGGCCTTCCACATCATGCGTTCCGGTCGTCCGGGGCCGGTGCTGATCGACCTGCCGTTCGACGTGCAGATGGCGGAAATCGAATTCGACGTCGAGACCTATATGCCGCTGGCGGTCTACAAGCCGTCCGCCACCCGCGCCCAGGCCGAGAAGGCGCTCGCGATGCTGAACGAAGCCGAGCGTCCCGTGATCGTCTGCGGCGGCGGCGTGATCAATGCGGACGCCGCGGCGCGCCTGCAGGAATTCGCCGAGATCGTCGGCGTGCCGGTGATCCCGACCCTGATGGGCTGGGGCGCGATCCCCGACGACCATCCGCTGATGGCGGGCATGGCCGGCCTGCAGACCTCGCACCGCTACGGGAATGCGACCATGCTGGCCTCCGACTTCGTGATCGGCATCGGCAACCGCTGGGCGAATCGCCACACCGGCTCGGTCGAGGTCTACACCAAGGGTCGCAAGTTCGTCCACATCGACATCGAACCGACCCAGATCGGCCGCGTGTTCGGGCCCGACTTCGGCATCGTCTCGGATGCCGGCGCCGCCCTCGACCTGCTGATCGAGGTGGCGCGCGGCATCGACTCGATCGGCGGCCTGCCGAAGCGCGAAGCATGGGTCGCCGAATGCCAGGAGCGCAAACGGACCTTGCTGCGCAAGACCCGGTTCGAGGACGCGCCGATCAAGCCGCAGCGCGTGTACGAGGAGATGAACCACGCCTTCAGCCCCGATACCTGCTACGTCAGCACGATCGGCCTGTCGCAGATCGCCGCGGCCCAGTTCCTGCACGTGTACAAGCCGCGCCACTGGATCAACTGCGGCCAGGCCGGTCCGCTCGGCTGGACTATTTCGGCGGCGCTGGGCGTGTGCGCCGCGGACCCGCAGCGCGAGGTGGTCGCCATCTCCGGCGACTACGAATTCCAGTTCATGATCGAGGAGCTGGCGGTGGGCGCGCAATTCCGGTTGCCTTACCTGCACGTGGTGGTGAACAACGCCTACCTCGGCCTGATCCGCCAGGCGCAGCGCGGCTTCGACATGGATTACTGCGTCCAGCTGGCGTTCGAGAACATCAACGCGCCGGAACTGGGCAGCTACGGGGTCGACCATGTGGCGGTCGTCGAAGGCCTGGGCTGCAAGGCGATCCGGGTGCGCGACCCCGGGGAGATCCAGCCGGCCTTCGTCCAGGCGCGCGCCTGGATGCGCGAGCACCGCGTGCCGGTGGTGGTCGAGATCATTCTCGAACGCGTCACGAATATCGCGATGGGCACCGAGATCGACGCCGTCAACGAATTCGAGGCGCTGGCCGACCATCCGGCCGACGCACCGACCGCCATCGCCCACGCCGTCGCCAAGGCCATCCATTAAGGAGAACACCATGCCAAGATTCGCAGCCAACCTGACGATGCTGTTCAATGAACTGCCTTTCCTGGACCGCTTCGAGGCGGCCTCGAACGCGGGCTTCCGCGGCGTCGAGTACCTGTTTCCCTATGCCTTCGAGGCCGCGGCGCTGGCGGAGAGGCTGGACCGCCACGGCCTGGTCCAGGTCCTGCACAACCTGCCGGCCGGCGACTGGGACAAGGGCGAGCGCGGCATCGCCTGCCATCCCGGCCGCGCGGGCGAATTCCAGGACGGCGTCGGCCGCGCCATCGACTATGCGCGCCAGCTGGGCTGCCGCCAGCTCAACTGCCTGGTCGGGATCGCACCCGCCGGCGCCGATCCGGAGCGCGTGCGGCGCACCGTGGTCGACAACCTGCGCTTCGCGTCGGGCAAGCTGAAGGAAGCCGGCATCCGCCTGCTGGTCGAGCCGGTGAATACCTTCGACATCCCGGGCTTCTGGCTGAACCGCACTGCACAGGCCATCGCCCTGATCGAGGAAGTCGATTCCGACAATCTCTGGCTGCAGTACGACATCTACCACGCCCAGCGCATGGAAGGCGAGATCGGCAACACCATCGCCAAGCACCTGGCGCGCATCGCCCACATCCAGCTGGCCGACAACCCGGGCCGCAACGAGCCGGGCACCGGCGAGATCAACTTCCCGTGGTTGTTCCGGCACATCGACCGGCTCGGCTACGACGGCTGGATCGGCTGCGAGTACAAGCCGGCCGCCGGCACGGCAGCGGGACTGGCGTGGCGCCAGGCCCTGGCCGGTTGAACCGACCCTTATCACATCTGGAGGAACGAGACATGGCAAACATCGGATTCATCGGGCTGGGCATCATGGGTGCCCCGATGGCGGGACACCTGCTCAAGGCGGGCCACCGCCTGTTCACCTACACCCACGGCGAGACCCCGGCGCAGCTGCTGGATGCCGGCGCCGCGGCCTGCGCCAGCAGCGCCGAGGTGGCGCGCCAGGCGGATATCGTCATCATCATGGTGCCGGACACGCCGCAGGTGGAGGAGGTGCTGTTCGCGGAGAACGGCGTGGCTGCGGGCCTGAGCGCCGGCAAGGTCGTGGTCGACATGAGCTCGATCTCGCCGGTCGCCACCAAGGACTTCGCGCGCCGCATCGATGCGTTGGGCTGC
This window of the Massilia sp. WG5 genome carries:
- the gcl gene encoding glyoxylate carboligase encodes the protein MTRMRAIDAAAAVLRKEGVSKVFGVPGAAINPFYSAMKRNGGFEHVLARHVEGASHMAEGYTRARAGNIGVCIGTSGPAGTDMITGLYSAWADSIPILCITGQAPRARLHKEDFQAVDIESIAKPVTKWAVTVREPALVPRVIQQAFHIMRSGRPGPVLIDLPFDVQMAEIEFDVETYMPLAVYKPSATRAQAEKALAMLNEAERPVIVCGGGVINADAAARLQEFAEIVGVPVIPTLMGWGAIPDDHPLMAGMAGLQTSHRYGNATMLASDFVIGIGNRWANRHTGSVEVYTKGRKFVHIDIEPTQIGRVFGPDFGIVSDAGAALDLLIEVARGIDSIGGLPKREAWVAECQERKRTLLRKTRFEDAPIKPQRVYEEMNHAFSPDTCYVSTIGLSQIAAAQFLHVYKPRHWINCGQAGPLGWTISAALGVCAADPQREVVAISGDYEFQFMIEELAVGAQFRLPYLHVVVNNAYLGLIRQAQRGFDMDYCVQLAFENINAPELGSYGVDHVAVVEGLGCKAIRVRDPGEIQPAFVQARAWMREHRVPVVVEIILERVTNIAMGTEIDAVNEFEALADHPADAPTAIAHAVAKAIH
- a CDS encoding LysR family transcriptional regulator, with product MDRYTEIRSFVLVTEKGSFAAAAMIEGVTPVVMGRRLDALERRLGVRLMHRSTRGLSLTALGEQFLEPCRQLLRDFEITENSITEGRSTVRGHLVVSAPAAFGRSHVAPHAPAFRAIHGELKMSFNFTDSVVDLVREGYDMSIRIGAVLDPNYVAIPLFPNRRVVCGTPAYFERKGTPAQPEDLARHNCLAFNLQGGQQRGWTFQRDGKLFAVRVDGDLACNDGELLYDWVRQGLGIGWRSTWEIQAELKRGELITVLDEFAVVDYPIQAVYPQQRYLPAKIRHFVDYLKGIYNTPGYWERGQAAGA
- the hyi gene encoding hydroxypyruvate isomerase, with the translated sequence MPRFAANLTMLFNELPFLDRFEAASNAGFRGVEYLFPYAFEAAALAERLDRHGLVQVLHNLPAGDWDKGERGIACHPGRAGEFQDGVGRAIDYARQLGCRQLNCLVGIAPAGADPERVRRTVVDNLRFASGKLKEAGIRLLVEPVNTFDIPGFWLNRTAQAIALIEEVDSDNLWLQYDIYHAQRMEGEIGNTIAKHLARIAHIQLADNPGRNEPGTGEINFPWLFRHIDRLGYDGWIGCEYKPAAGTAAGLAWRQALAG